Proteins from a genomic interval of Sphingobacterium lactis:
- a CDS encoding aspartate-semialdehyde dehydrogenase, with product MKVAVVGATGLVGSEMLTVLAERNFPVSELIPVASERSKGKEIEFKGKKYKVVTATEAIALKPDVALFSAGGSTSTEFAPQFAEAGITVIDNSSAWRMDPSKKLVVPEVNGDVLTADDKIIANPNCSTIQMVVVLKPLHEKYKIKRVVVSTYQSVTGTGVKAVDQLMNERQGVEGEKAYPYQIDLNVIPHIDVFQENGYTKEEMKMILETNKIMGDDSIKVTATTVRIPVIGGHSESVNIEFENEFDLADVRAALEAQEGVIVVDNPANLEYPMPKDAHGKDEVFVGRIRRDETQPKTLNLWVVADNLRKGAATNAVQVAELLKAKNLI from the coding sequence ATGAAAGTTGCAGTAGTAGGCGCGACAGGTTTAGTCGGGTCAGAAATGTTGACAGTTTTAGCGGAACGTAATTTCCCAGTTTCTGAATTGATCCCCGTAGCTTCTGAAAGAAGTAAGGGTAAGGAAATCGAATTCAAGGGAAAGAAGTACAAGGTCGTTACAGCAACTGAAGCTATTGCACTGAAACCCGATGTGGCGTTGTTTTCTGCAGGCGGAAGCACGTCTACCGAGTTCGCTCCCCAATTTGCGGAAGCTGGCATCACAGTTATCGACAACTCCTCGGCATGGCGGATGGATCCATCCAAGAAATTGGTGGTACCGGAAGTGAACGGCGATGTGTTGACAGCCGATGACAAGATCATCGCCAACCCGAACTGTTCGACCATCCAAATGGTCGTGGTCTTGAAACCATTGCACGAAAAATATAAAATCAAACGCGTTGTCGTATCGACCTACCAATCTGTAACAGGAACCGGTGTAAAAGCTGTTGATCAATTGATGAACGAGCGCCAAGGTGTCGAAGGCGAAAAAGCATATCCGTACCAGATCGACCTGAATGTCATCCCACACATTGATGTGTTCCAAGAGAACGGCTATACCAAGGAAGAGATGAAGATGATTTTGGAAACAAACAAGATCATGGGTGATGATTCCATCAAAGTAACAGCGACTACCGTGCGTATCCCTGTTATCGGTGGGCACTCGGAGTCGGTGAACATTGAATTTGAAAACGAATTTGATCTTGCTGATGTTCGTGCAGCGCTAGAAGCACAGGAAGGTGTGATCGTTGTTGACAACCCTGCCAACTTGGAATACCCAATGCCTAAGGATGCACATGGTAAAGACGAGGTGTTCGTTGGCCGTATCCGTCGTGATGAAACGCAGCCCAAAACCCTGAATCTATGGGTGGTTGCTGACAATCTGCGCAAAGGAGCTGCAACCAACGCGGTACAGGTCGCAGAATTACTGAAAGCGAAAAATTTAATATAA
- a CDS encoding DeoR/GlpR family DNA-binding transcription regulator has translation MLKEERQAYIIHQINIHNKVLSSDLSVQLNVSEDTIRRDLNELAESGKVLKVYGGALSKSFQYPFQEGNVYAKEAKKEIASKAISLIKSGMTILVGGGTSMIELARLVPKDIQCTFFTISPLVALELAEKENLEVILIGGKLSRNTNVVSGSQVINELTDIKVDLCLLGTNSLSVEEGVTDSDWEVVQIKKAMIRCSQKLGVLSIVEKLNSNQKLRVCPLKDISYLITDLNPKHPSLAEFSKQITVI, from the coding sequence ATGTTAAAGGAAGAACGGCAAGCCTACATTATACATCAGATTAATATCCATAATAAAGTCCTTTCCTCGGACTTGAGTGTACAGTTAAATGTTTCGGAAGACACCATCCGTCGCGACTTGAATGAGTTGGCGGAAAGTGGGAAGGTTTTAAAAGTTTATGGGGGTGCACTCTCTAAATCGTTTCAATATCCTTTTCAGGAAGGGAACGTCTATGCAAAGGAGGCCAAGAAGGAAATTGCTTCCAAAGCGATATCGCTGATCAAAAGCGGCATGACGATCCTGGTCGGAGGTGGTACCAGCATGATAGAATTAGCGCGTTTGGTGCCCAAAGATATCCAATGCACCTTTTTTACCATCAGTCCACTGGTGGCTTTGGAGCTCGCGGAGAAAGAAAATCTGGAGGTGATCCTGATCGGTGGGAAACTTAGCCGGAACACCAATGTGGTATCCGGATCGCAAGTGATCAACGAGCTTACGGACATCAAAGTTGATCTTTGTTTGCTGGGGACGAACAGTCTCTCGGTGGAAGAAGGGGTGACGGACTCGGATTGGGAAGTCGTTCAGATCAAGAAGGCCATGATCCGCTGCTCCCAGAAATTGGGCGTATTGAGCATTGTGGAGAAATTGAACTCCAATCAGAAATTGCGCGTATGTCCATTGAAGGATATCAGTTACCTGATTACGGATTTGAATCCCAAGCATCCAAGCCTTGCAGAATTCAGCAAGCAAATTACAGTGATCTAA
- a CDS encoding DUF4270 family protein, with amino-acid sequence MIKQLRLILFATLSLSAAIFTASCDKDMNISLDNENIDNLNVTGEDSLSSVVSTVLMPNIPTSASGAILVGRMNHPTAGILTSSSYFRLNPTGNNVEIPTGAEFDSLTLVLKPSSKRYAYGDTTKRQTITAHRLTQSLETTTLQASNITGQVVPIYVTGPAIFGQTKFAYAEEALGSVNFLPHVNKMDSLAIRLSDALGQDFFTKIKANNIAFNSEANFQDFFKGITLRPGNENTAFVSFQDTLELRVNYSYMGTDGFKKKGARLIRMGEKAYQYNQMEADRSQTAYATLSTKKPVPATATQGVTFVQGGTGVATEIKFPGLKEFMQQPGIAINKAELEIEIASSHLGNLPAGTSPILFVSELGNPVTYIAQPFTNNIQLGSYIVGTSTGRNGRYVFNMIEYIKSTTLPNYEDRSLLLSLSSNELRNRVNTTVLATQNNKPKVKLNIVYTKFK; translated from the coding sequence ATGATTAAACAACTACGATTAATTCTTTTTGCTACCCTAAGTTTAAGTGCAGCCATTTTTACGGCAAGTTGCGATAAGGATATGAATATTTCGTTGGATAACGAAAATATAGACAACCTGAATGTAACCGGAGAGGACAGCCTTTCCTCGGTTGTTTCCACGGTATTGATGCCGAATATCCCGACGTCTGCTTCAGGAGCGATCTTGGTCGGTCGGATGAACCACCCAACAGCGGGAATCTTGACTTCCTCATCCTATTTCCGATTGAACCCTACAGGTAACAATGTGGAGATCCCAACGGGAGCGGAATTCGACTCGCTTACCTTGGTCCTTAAACCGAGCTCTAAAAGATATGCCTACGGGGATACCACCAAAAGACAGACCATTACAGCGCATCGTCTGACACAATCCCTAGAAACGACAACCTTACAGGCTTCCAATATTACGGGGCAGGTGGTTCCGATCTATGTGACTGGACCTGCGATTTTTGGACAGACTAAATTTGCCTACGCTGAAGAAGCATTGGGTTCCGTGAATTTCCTTCCACACGTGAACAAGATGGATAGTCTTGCGATCCGTTTGAGTGACGCTTTGGGGCAGGATTTCTTCACTAAGATTAAAGCCAACAACATCGCCTTCAATTCGGAGGCTAATTTCCAGGATTTCTTCAAGGGAATTACCCTACGTCCAGGAAATGAGAATACAGCATTCGTAAGTTTTCAAGACACATTGGAATTACGCGTGAACTACTCTTATATGGGAACCGATGGTTTCAAGAAGAAGGGTGCACGTTTGATCCGCATGGGCGAAAAGGCTTACCAATACAACCAGATGGAAGCTGATCGCAGCCAAACAGCATACGCCACCTTATCCACGAAAAAACCCGTACCGGCAACAGCTACGCAGGGAGTAACTTTCGTACAGGGAGGGACAGGTGTTGCGACGGAGATCAAATTTCCGGGTCTGAAAGAATTTATGCAACAGCCGGGTATTGCCATCAACAAGGCTGAATTGGAAATTGAAATTGCTTCCAGCCACCTGGGAAACCTACCGGCAGGAACCAGTCCGATTTTATTTGTTTCTGAATTGGGAAATCCAGTAACGTATATCGCACAACCATTTACGAACAATATCCAGTTGGGATCTTATATTGTGGGAACGAGTACCGGTAGAAATGGACGCTATGTGTTCAATATGATCGAGTACATCAAGAGTACCACCCTGCCGAATTACGAGGATAGATCCTTATTATTATCTTTGTCGTCCAATGAGTTGCGAAACAGAGTGAACACGACCGTTCTGGCAACACAGAACAACAAACCGAAAGTTAAATTAAATATCGTATATACAAAATTTAAATAG
- a CDS encoding Kelch repeat-containing protein, producing MTIFNSCKKEDETETDSGPTEWERSNAFVGSPRNLAATFTLGDVAYVVGGKMKNNELLSDGYSFDGSSWTRIADFNGPLRHGAVAFGVSGKGYVGLGYGADGEESGYLKDFYQYDPAGKTWKKVADFPGEGRVGAVAFTIGEFAYVGLGTNEATDQGYLDFYKYDPKADKWSQINAGKFTVKPAYAFAFVINNVAYIGGGYSNGQPSNDFHAFDGTTWTKKGDLSNSTRDARRFKASAFTVGGNGYVVSGQSLSGVVPTVWKYNPADDSWSDGSQSLPSARINAVGFAVKGKGYITTGNSGSSFFDDTYEFTPVR from the coding sequence ATGACAATCTTTAATTCTTGTAAGAAAGAAGATGAAACAGAAACCGATTCAGGTCCAACAGAATGGGAAAGATCCAATGCATTTGTAGGTAGCCCTAGAAATTTAGCTGCAACATTTACCTTGGGAGATGTAGCGTATGTGGTTGGTGGTAAAATGAAGAACAACGAATTGTTGAGTGATGGTTATTCATTTGACGGTTCATCATGGACTAGAATTGCTGATTTTAATGGTCCTTTGCGTCACGGTGCCGTAGCTTTCGGTGTTAGTGGTAAAGGATATGTAGGTTTAGGATATGGTGCTGATGGTGAGGAATCTGGTTATTTGAAAGATTTCTACCAATACGATCCAGCTGGAAAAACTTGGAAGAAAGTAGCTGATTTCCCTGGTGAAGGCCGTGTGGGTGCAGTAGCTTTCACAATCGGTGAGTTCGCATATGTTGGTTTAGGTACTAACGAAGCAACTGATCAAGGTTACTTGGATTTCTATAAATACGATCCTAAAGCGGATAAATGGTCACAGATCAATGCAGGTAAATTCACGGTTAAACCGGCTTATGCTTTTGCATTCGTAATCAATAATGTTGCATATATCGGTGGTGGTTACTCCAATGGACAGCCTTCAAATGACTTCCACGCATTTGATGGAACTACATGGACGAAGAAAGGTGACTTGAGCAACTCTACAAGAGACGCTAGACGCTTCAAAGCTTCTGCATTCACTGTAGGTGGCAATGGATACGTTGTTAGCGGTCAATCATTGTCAGGTGTAGTTCCAACCGTATGGAAATACAATCCTGCTGATGACTCTTGGTCTGACGGTAGCCAATCATTACCTTCTGCAAGAATCAACGCTGTAGGTTTTGCCGTAAAAGGTAAAGGATATATCACAACGGGTAACAGCGGAAGTTCATTCTTTGATGATACTTACGAATTTACGCCGGTTAGATAA
- the pncA gene encoding bifunctional nicotinamidase/pyrazinamidase, whose translation MKALIIVDVQNDFLPGGSLEVSRGDEIIPIINHIQKDYNLVVATQDWHPENHKSFASQHPDKLPFEQIDLDGLAQILWPDHCIQGSYGAEFADELNTDRIEAIFRKGMEERIDSYSGFFDNGKRKDTGLSGYLKARGVTEVHVCGLAADFCVYFTALDALTEGFKTSIISKATKAIDKGAFIEKKNNFIQNGGLLT comes from the coding sequence ATGAAAGCTTTAATTATAGTCGATGTTCAAAATGATTTCCTACCCGGTGGTTCCCTAGAGGTTTCCCGTGGCGATGAAATCATTCCCATCATCAATCATATCCAAAAAGATTACAACTTGGTCGTCGCCACCCAGGATTGGCACCCCGAAAACCATAAAAGTTTCGCCAGCCAGCATCCCGACAAATTACCTTTCGAACAGATTGACCTCGATGGACTTGCACAGATCCTTTGGCCTGACCACTGTATCCAAGGATCCTATGGTGCGGAATTCGCGGATGAACTTAACACGGACCGTATCGAAGCCATCTTCCGTAAGGGAATGGAAGAACGGATAGACAGCTATAGTGGATTCTTCGACAACGGAAAGCGCAAAGATACCGGACTGTCCGGCTACCTGAAAGCACGAGGCGTAACGGAAGTCCATGTTTGCGGCCTGGCAGCTGACTTTTGCGTTTACTTCACTGCCCTCGATGCCCTCACCGAAGGGTTCAAAACCAGCATTATCTCAAAAGCCACAAAAGCAATCGATAAAGGTGCCTTCATCGAAAAGAAAAACAATTTCATCCAAAACGGAGGGCTGTTGACTTAA
- a CDS encoding sensor histidine kinase: MLKKYKILLVAIILTASGIIAVLSFWLHGSYFGHKQFYLGMTERALFDVVQDFYNENEEAIQRDNQNQRSARIERLSLAFKDRYPQINTDTAKKIIEQMNFGRRPSTDSTNTADTANFRRKMGEHFISSYVVRSINWTDVVVDSLELRLTVALKARNVYSPFALKISSLPNEDERERDFYKQRFRESKTRPIAVDPAKNLYLEVDFDNPTLLLLRFIAWQIIFSVILAIALICTFISLLATIRKQNELATMRKAFVNNMTHELKTPVSTVMAAIESIQRYGAMDDKERMSRYLSISRQELEHLSNMIERVLQVDVAETNGVLLDKKTFNLQSLVQECLDNTQLFAKKTVEIDYSSIGTDFQVLADPAHIKNVISNLLDNALKYAGDPVKIKVTLQDHGQDVTLTLTDNGIGIPKAYQKGVFDLFFRVPSGNIHNVKGFGLGLAYVKQIIVQHQGTIELKSEEGVGSTFVITLPKEGK, translated from the coding sequence ATGTTAAAAAAGTATAAAATATTGTTGGTAGCCATTATTCTCACCGCCAGTGGAATCATTGCTGTACTGAGTTTTTGGCTACACGGCAGCTATTTTGGACATAAACAATTTTATTTGGGCATGACTGAAAGAGCATTGTTTGACGTTGTACAGGATTTTTACAATGAAAATGAGGAGGCCATTCAGCGTGACAACCAGAATCAACGTTCTGCCCGAATTGAACGCCTATCCCTCGCCTTTAAGGACAGATACCCCCAAATAAATACCGATACAGCCAAGAAAATCATCGAACAGATGAATTTTGGCCGTCGCCCGTCCACCGACTCAACCAATACGGCCGACACGGCGAATTTCCGACGGAAAATGGGTGAACATTTCATATCGTCCTATGTTGTGCGCAGCATCAATTGGACCGATGTGGTCGTAGATTCCCTTGAACTCAGATTGACCGTAGCCTTAAAAGCGCGAAATGTTTACAGCCCTTTTGCTCTAAAAATAAGCAGTCTACCCAATGAGGACGAGCGGGAACGGGATTTCTACAAACAACGATTCCGTGAGAGCAAAACCCGCCCGATCGCTGTTGACCCGGCCAAAAACCTCTACCTCGAAGTTGATTTTGATAACCCTACCCTACTTTTACTGCGCTTCATCGCCTGGCAGATTATCTTCAGCGTCATTTTGGCCATCGCACTGATCTGTACATTTATCAGCTTGCTTGCCACGATCCGTAAACAGAATGAGCTGGCAACGATGCGAAAGGCTTTTGTCAACAACATGACGCATGAATTAAAGACACCTGTATCCACGGTAATGGCCGCAATTGAGTCCATCCAACGCTATGGTGCCATGGATGACAAGGAACGCATGAGCCGCTACCTCTCGATATCCAGGCAGGAGCTGGAGCACCTTTCCAATATGATCGAACGCGTGCTTCAGGTGGATGTCGCGGAAACAAATGGCGTTTTACTGGATAAGAAAACATTTAACCTCCAATCCCTAGTACAGGAATGCCTGGATAACACACAGCTGTTTGCCAAGAAAACCGTTGAAATCGATTACAGCAGTATAGGGACGGATTTTCAGGTGCTGGCCGACCCGGCACACATCAAGAATGTAATCAGCAACCTTTTGGACAATGCATTGAAATATGCAGGTGATCCCGTAAAGATTAAGGTTACTTTGCAGGACCACGGACAAGATGTAACTTTAACCCTGACCGATAATGGAATTGGTATCCCAAAAGCTTACCAAAAAGGGGTATTCGACCTGTTTTTCCGTGTTCCTTCCGGCAATATCCACAATGTTAAAGGATTTGGACTCGGATTGGCTTACGTAAAGCAGATTATCGTGCAGCACCAAGGAACCATCGAACTCAAAAGCGAAGAAGGAGTTGGCAGTACTTTTGTGATTACATTACCAAAAGAAGGGAAATGA
- a CDS encoding NAD-dependent epimerase/dehydratase family protein has protein sequence MKEVILMIGANGQIGSELAAALRKKFGMENVITSDIREPKEIGEGEIFETLNVLDKEAIKALMLKYKPTQIYLLAAMLSATGEQYPQKAWDLNMNGLLNVLDLAVELGIKKIFWPSSIAVFGPHSPKVDTPQYCVMDPNSIYGISKLSGERLVEYYHNRYGLDIRSVRYPGIISWRTEPGGGTTDYAVHIFFEAIRQGKYTSFLSENTELPMLYMDDAVRGTIELMDAPAEQLTIRSSYNLAGISFTPKQIAEEIKKILPNFEISYADNDPRQAIADSWPKSINDDTARNDWGWAPTFDLAGMTKDMLENLKTKLK, from the coding sequence ATGAAAGAAGTTATATTGATGATCGGAGCCAATGGCCAAATTGGTTCGGAATTAGCAGCAGCGCTGCGCAAGAAGTTCGGTATGGAGAACGTCATTACCTCAGACATCCGTGAACCGAAGGAAATAGGCGAAGGTGAAATATTCGAAACCTTGAACGTATTGGATAAAGAGGCGATCAAAGCCCTTATGCTGAAATATAAACCCACGCAGATCTATTTATTGGCGGCGATGTTATCCGCAACAGGAGAGCAATATCCGCAGAAAGCATGGGATCTGAATATGAACGGCTTATTGAATGTCTTGGATCTTGCCGTAGAATTGGGTATCAAGAAAATCTTCTGGCCTAGTTCCATTGCGGTATTCGGTCCACATTCTCCGAAAGTGGATACGCCGCAATACTGTGTCATGGATCCAAATAGTATCTATGGTATCAGTAAACTTTCCGGTGAGCGTTTAGTGGAATACTACCATAACCGTTATGGCTTGGATATTCGCAGCGTGCGTTATCCGGGGATTATTTCATGGCGTACTGAACCGGGAGGTGGCACAACAGATTATGCGGTGCACATCTTCTTCGAAGCCATCCGTCAGGGAAAATATACGTCCTTCCTTTCGGAAAATACAGAGCTACCGATGCTGTATATGGATGATGCCGTACGCGGTACCATTGAATTGATGGATGCTCCAGCAGAGCAGTTGACCATCCGTTCCAGCTACAATTTGGCAGGTATAAGTTTTACGCCGAAGCAAATAGCTGAAGAAATTAAAAAAATTCTCCCTAATTTTGAAATCTCCTACGCAGACAATGACCCACGTCAGGCAATTGCGGATTCATGGCCAAAGAGCATCAATGATGACACGGCACGGAATGACTGGGGTTGGGCTCCAACATTTGATCTGGCAGGAATGACAAAAGATATGCTAGAGAATCTTAAAACAAAACTAAAATAA
- a CDS encoding YebC/PmpR family DNA-binding transcriptional regulator, which yields MGRAFEFRKERKFKRWAKMAVQFTRLGKEIAIAVKEGGPHPENNSRLRTAVQNAKAVNMPKDRVEAAIKRASEKDSKGYEEFVYEGYGPHGVPVLIETATDNTNRTVANIRSYFTKSGGSLGKTGSLDFIFQRKSIFRFPASEELDVEELELELIDGGLEELYVEADEEGNDVVVVQTSFEDFGNMQRLLEEKGIEVSSAKLERIALSHTDLTEEQAADVLKLIDKIEEDDDVQAVYHNMD from the coding sequence ATGGGTAGAGCTTTCGAATTCAGAAAAGAAAGGAAATTTAAACGCTGGGCCAAGATGGCCGTTCAATTTACGCGTCTTGGAAAAGAAATTGCAATCGCAGTAAAAGAAGGCGGTCCTCACCCGGAGAATAACTCACGCTTACGTACCGCTGTCCAGAACGCTAAGGCTGTCAACATGCCGAAAGACCGTGTGGAAGCAGCCATAAAAAGAGCTTCGGAAAAGGATTCCAAAGGCTATGAAGAGTTTGTATATGAAGGATACGGCCCACATGGCGTACCGGTGCTGATCGAAACAGCAACCGATAATACCAATAGAACGGTTGCCAACATCCGTAGTTACTTCACCAAATCCGGTGGTTCCTTGGGAAAAACAGGATCTCTTGATTTTATTTTCCAACGCAAGTCTATCTTCCGTTTTCCGGCAAGTGAAGAATTGGATGTGGAAGAACTGGAATTGGAATTGATCGATGGTGGTCTTGAAGAATTATATGTGGAGGCAGACGAAGAAGGAAACGATGTAGTCGTTGTACAGACTTCTTTTGAGGACTTCGGAAACATGCAGCGCTTATTGGAAGAAAAAGGTATCGAAGTGAGCTCAGCAAAATTGGAACGTATTGCCCTTTCGCATACGGATCTTACTGAAGAGCAAGCTGCCGACGTATTGAAATTGATCGATAAGATCGAAGAAGACGATGATGTGCAAGCGGTTTACCACAACATGGATTAA
- a CDS encoding response regulator transcription factor, whose product MTNILYVEDEESLAMIVSDSLQAHGFMVRHVTNGQQALVFHNKYRPDIIVLDVMMPLMDGFTVAKEIRKTDLLTPIIFLTAMTQTEDVVAGFKLGANDYIRKPFKIEELIVRIEAALKKNGQSMAPSKLIIGDYTLDCIKSLLTFGDSSEKLSYREVELLKRLIEQKDKVVPRDEIIRTYWSNDTYFTGRSLDVFISRIRKYLAQDERIKISNIRGVGYMLSVD is encoded by the coding sequence ATGACAAACATTCTTTATGTCGAAGATGAAGAAAGCCTAGCGATGATCGTATCGGACAGCTTGCAAGCACACGGTTTTATGGTCCGCCATGTCACCAATGGGCAGCAGGCGCTAGTCTTCCACAATAAATACCGTCCAGATATCATTGTCCTGGATGTGATGATGCCACTGATGGATGGTTTTACCGTTGCCAAGGAAATCCGCAAGACGGATCTACTGACACCGATCATCTTCCTTACAGCAATGACGCAAACCGAAGACGTAGTCGCTGGGTTCAAACTGGGCGCGAACGACTATATCCGGAAACCCTTCAAAATCGAGGAGCTCATCGTCCGCATTGAAGCGGCACTGAAAAAGAATGGACAGAGCATGGCACCAAGCAAGCTCATCATCGGCGATTACACCTTGGACTGCATCAAGAGCCTCCTGACCTTTGGTGACAGCTCGGAAAAACTATCCTATAGGGAAGTGGAATTGTTGAAACGCCTGATCGAACAAAAAGATAAGGTCGTGCCTCGCGATGAGATTATCCGTACGTACTGGAGCAATGACACCTATTTTACGGGCCGCAGCTTGGATGTATTCATCAGTAGGATCCGGAAATACCTGGCTCAGGACGAGCGCATCAAGATATCGAACATCCGAGGTGTGGGCTACATGCTATCGGTCGATTAA
- a CDS encoding CapA family protein → MSESTKHKFIFVGDVVLQSQPHFDAGMQALMAAAQIRGCNFEAPLQGLGQPIRKTGPHVAQRPEAPLWLKELGFNLYNLANNHIFDYGADAMYKTEEAIGIEHVIGISNDDAAYGMTLKHLDGVKYGFLAYGENGYGALNGDRMDGHAWVNAPQVNQQINNYSKEADILIVQVHAGVELLNVPIPEWRQRYRELIDQGADMVIAHHPHIVQGVEEYKGKPIFYSLGNFYFDYPSNHPAWNTGAVLELDFADKALQGYQIHIVQKEKDLIKLQDRTFSDNYMQVLNDLLNSPDYEAYVDSKAVEEWEKHHAAYYAKPFNGLASYSLTKLLKHAKRTLFNRQIDYNMIWHNMFIESNKWLVERAIRNKMKQQ, encoded by the coding sequence ATGTCGGAATCCACCAAGCATAAGTTTATTTTTGTTGGCGATGTCGTGCTGCAGAGCCAGCCCCATTTCGATGCGGGCATGCAGGCATTGATGGCAGCCGCGCAGATCCGGGGGTGCAACTTTGAAGCACCGTTACAGGGATTGGGTCAACCGATCCGTAAAACCGGCCCGCACGTTGCGCAACGTCCTGAAGCTCCACTGTGGCTGAAGGAACTCGGATTCAACCTCTATAACTTAGCGAACAACCATATCTTTGACTATGGTGCGGACGCAATGTATAAAACCGAAGAGGCGATCGGCATTGAGCATGTCATAGGCATCAGCAACGATGATGCAGCCTATGGCATGACGCTAAAACACTTGGACGGTGTCAAATATGGTTTCCTGGCCTACGGCGAAAATGGATATGGCGCTCTGAACGGTGACCGGATGGACGGACATGCGTGGGTCAATGCCCCACAGGTAAACCAGCAGATCAATAATTATAGCAAAGAAGCGGATATCCTGATCGTACAGGTCCATGCCGGTGTGGAACTCCTCAATGTTCCGATTCCGGAATGGAGACAACGCTATCGGGAACTCATCGACCAAGGTGCCGATATGGTTATTGCACACCATCCCCATATCGTTCAGGGTGTGGAGGAATATAAAGGAAAACCGATATTTTACAGCTTGGGGAATTTCTATTTCGACTATCCCTCAAATCACCCTGCATGGAATACCGGCGCGGTGCTGGAATTGGATTTCGCGGATAAGGCACTTCAAGGGTACCAGATCCACATCGTACAGAAAGAGAAGGATTTAATAAAGTTGCAGGACCGCACTTTCTCCGATAATTACATGCAAGTGCTGAACGACTTGCTCAATAGCCCGGATTACGAAGCTTATGTGGATAGCAAAGCCGTAGAAGAATGGGAAAAGCATCATGCTGCATACTATGCCAAGCCCTTCAACGGACTGGCATCCTATAGTCTGACAAAGCTATTGAAGCATGCGAAACGAACATTATTCAACCGCCAAATTGATTACAACATGATCTGGCACAACATGTTCATCGAAAGCAACAAATGGCTCGTAGAAAGAGCCATTCGAAATAAGATGAAGCAGCAGTAG